The DNA region AGTGATATAGGAGTATATGTCTAAAGTTTTCAATGCATTCCCTAGAACTTTCATGTCGAAATTCTCACTTTAGACAACTTTGCACATGCTTGATAGAGTTTGATTGAAAAAGATACATTTTGaatgaaaaatgatactctctctgtccgttcaaagtatgaacatttggttcggcacaaattttaatgcataattggtaaagtaagagagagatagaaataaaaagtaattaaaatattattagtggagaacgGATCCCACCACATTAGAGAACacagagtttccaaaattagaaagttggACGGATTAAAATGTAAATAGTTCATAAATATTGCCACTTAATAAGATTCATAACTGATTTGTTGGACTACATATGAGTGCCAAACCAAACTTAAGtcttaaatttcatgtcaagcACCGACTTTATGGGCAAAGTCAAGGTAAATGACTTTGGTAGTGAGAATCACAACGTTTGGTCTGTATAGCGTTTCGATACTGTTTTATGACGTCTTACAAAATTATATTTGGAGCCTTGGTTGGGGCAGGTTCTATTATATAAACTCCATTTAACATTAGTCAAATAAATTCGTATAAATTAGCCTGCCAACAATCCAACCATACTACACTTGATGAAATCACTACTTACATGCTGCCATCTTGAGATAAATGAATATGTATAATTTCACACACGTAATCAGAGCAAGCAATAACTTCTAATTCtgcaaaataaaaacacaagtATAAGCTAAATACAGATAGGAGCTTACCAACTAGCACTAGTTCAACTTTCTGCAAGCTAACGATGCTCACGGGTTTAATAGGAACAGCAAAGTGAGTTCTTCCTGACCAGTGTGCACAACATGAGCCTAGTCGAGAACAGTGGGTCAGAAAAAGGCTGTAATGTGGAAGAAATATATGAACTTAACTATTGTGATTTCAAAGATCCAACAAACATATTGCCTAATGTCAATAAAAAATCCCAAGAGTTAAATGTGTAGATGAACCTTGGAAGCCATTAGAATTTCCACAATCCAGCAATGTACTCAATACTCCACATGCCATGCTCACCTTTTAACGTGGAAAGCATCCTTAGGAACACTTCACGTGTAAAGGAGATTCTGCTCAATGGGTTCAACCGTTCAAGCTTATGAAATATGGATGAAGCAATGCATCATTCAATAGTTGCAACAAACTCATCTGTGCGATAAAGGGATTCTGAAACATACAAGCACATGCATATAATCAATTTGAATCAGAATTTTGGAATAACTTTTGCCTCTTTCAGGTTTGAGAAAGAGCTTCAAGCAGCTTGCTTCCATAAATGGGATGACAGAATAAGCTCTCTGAGAAACATGAACAAACTCACACGGACAGAATCCCTCGAGACAAGCTTGAATCACATCAACAAGTACATCCTAATTTGATAGCCATGGGATGCTAAATAGCCTACAAGCTAAAGAATTAAACAATGCAAATACAGTTAGATTAGTGGTTTGGAATGAGTAATGACTCTAGTCAACGCTTGATAAAATCTATCCAACACACTTATTAGCACCTAAAGCCTGATGAACTTAAGATTGATCAGCAAATTCTTCATAACATAATTTGGAGTATCCTTGCAtttctacaaaaaaaatatccaaaTTAGAACCCCTCAAAAGATAGTCCCATACAATGATGACAAAAGATGTAACAAATGCATCAAGTAAAAAGAATGTAGATCAGATTAATTTCTTAAGTAGTGGCAAGTCGGAACATAAAACCCATACAAAATTTCATGTCATCAGTAACACCAAAGCATTATACCGTAGCGGCAGCATCAGATAGGTTTTCAGTTGATTCCAGACTTTAGAAGAAGCATAAATTTTAAGTTCAACATAGTAAGGAGCAGTAGTGCAGAAGTTATCACAAGACCACTAAGTAGAACTATATAAAGCAACAAGAATGGCTCTAGATAGTTTCATCGTCATGTAACAAAGTGAATTTACCTACAGGCCTCTACAAACAGTTACCTCGAAAGGAATCCAACTGCCAATCTCCTATTCCATACACACCACTTACCTTGACTGCCAGGATATGCACTCCATGCATCGTGGAATCACAAAATGGTCACAAAGCCAGCATACGATCATCAAAGCCTTCGCATCTAAAAGAGGTTAGAAACTGTAACAGTGAAAACTGATGTAAAATGCAAGTCCATGAAAAAATTAGATATGTTACGAATGATGCCCTCCTAGGTGAAAGATGATTTAAACCCCACAGCCAGCACAAGAGTGCTAATTTAGCAAAAGTATGGTTTTATTGGAATATAAAATTTATGTACATGGGACATTGTTTCTTATCTGTAATTGCTACAACGGAAGTAGTGCCTACTAAGACCTTACAACAGAGATGTGGGCTTATATGTCGAACAAAAAGATCTTTACAGTCAATTGTCAACAGCCAGATTACGAACATATCCTTATGCAGGAAAAAGAGAAACTCCATAATCACTCAAGCTGAGCTTATTGTACAGACAATGGCATGAAGACGATTTTCACTGGACAATCATGGCAACTGTTCTTTGTTTCTTCTTTCTGTAACTGTGTATAAGGCACATGAATGTACAACATTGAGATCTCAAACCATCATATTCAACTCTGTCAGGTCATCCATTGGGATTCCAAGGCCACCAATACAATCATTATCATGTAACCCGTCATCCTCAATATTCATAAACCATGATCCTAGGTCCTCTCCTTTACCACCTAGATCATCAGTAACTCCTAAATCATCCATATCAGGTAATTGCAGCCCAGATAAATCAATTGGTTCCTCCAACATGTCATTGGAATGGTTGTTGTTATCCTTTCCAGAGTTACTTTGGCTATTCTCACTTGATTTAAGCATTGCTGAGAATATTCTGTTTTCTTGTTCTCCCGTATTTCCCAGAGAACCATTGATTGAAGCAGACAAATGAGCAGTTTTCTGCTTGGTTCTTGCCTTGGACTTTGTATTTCCTTTGACAGAGGCCGAAACAGTGCGGCTATTTTTCGCCATTACGTTTTTGGAGAAAGCCTCTCTGTTGTTTCCTTTTCCCTCTCTATCCCTCTCACTCCTTTTTCCCTTAGCACACCTTGAGAGAGAACCACCAAGACCAGTGCTGATGATACCACCTACATTATCAAGTAACACTTCCCTCCTTTTTACTCGATTTGACCAACTGTCTTCTTTACTATTAACTTGTTCAGAACCCAGATTATTTGATGGGAATACTTCAGAAGAATATGTATCTTGATTGTTTGAACTGGGGCTCTGCTGTGGACCCACAGGAGCTGAGAACACAAAACGAGGGTATTCACAAAAAGAGAAGCTCTTACTTTAAGGAAAGAAGAGTATTTGCTagaaataacataattaaacgtTTATAAGCATCCTGAATTTTATCTGGCATTTACCTGAAGTTCTAGCTTCAATAGAGCTTCCAGATGCTCCAAGATGCAGTTTTTCAGACTCATTATCAGTGCTAGAGTTCAAAGGTTGTCCATCAAAAAGGTGGGATACACCAGAAAGGAAAATGTCCTTATAAAGAGGATCGTCAAAGCAGCTCTTTCCTGTCTCCTCAAATTCTCGGTACCGTTCCATAGTCCACTTAACAAAAGCTAAGGCTACTTGCTTGGCCATTTTACCACTGGCACTTTTCATCCCATGGGCATTAGGTCCACAGCAACTCTGTAGGGAAGAAACACTTAATTTACAAATCAGGCTATACCAGAAATAGTTGCCAGTGGCATTTGATTAAATTGTGAAGCAGATTGAGACAGAACCAACTTTAAGAGACAATCAAACACAGAGGAAGATGATACTATGATTTGCTTCCAGAAGATTGATAATCATGATCTTGTTTCAGTGTCCTTATTTTTGCATTTCAGAGATATAGGCAGCATAGAACATAGCCATTCATtggaattgcttgtttcttttTTACATACAGTATGTTAAGCTTCCTCTTTTGTCATATACTTTTTTGTTTACTTATCTTTTAATCTGAGTGAGCAATACCCATGTGATTAGAGCACCCAACATGAAATTTATACTACCTCCATCTTTGAcaaataaaaacttttgaaatggcacgggttttaatgcacaattggtaaaataagaaggaagaatttgtaaagtaagagggagggagagaaaactgagtaaagtaagagagatgaagagaaaaggTAGTAGAAATAGAGTTAGTGGACTGTGGGGTCCACTTCCTAAAACAGAATGTtcagaaagtttctatttttaagagacgggccaaatagaaatagtttctattgttaagagacggaggtagtatttgtTAACTGAGATGGTCCAGTTTTTGGTTTACATATGAAAGCTTTTGAAAAATCATGTTTCCTGAGCAGCAGGTGCTCAGAGGCTCTTAAAATTGGATGTATCAATAATCGttgatgaaaagaaaaaaaaatctcagGTATCTCAGTATCAGTCTGTTGGTAGGAAATTTAGTttgaaaatattactcctactatGAAGGACAAGATATAGATTACTGTTTTTCTTAGTAAAGAGTCAACTGATTCTCTAAAATGATTTCTTACATCAATATACAAGGTGATAGAGGAAGAATGAGATGATAGTGATGATTACCATGTACTTCTCATAGGCCATTCCCACAAGTTTATTAAGAGCACGCTCTTCAAAATCCCTACAGTAAATGAAGATGCTCAATTATTATCAGGCAAGATAGGTTGTCCATACATTATTTCTTAAAAGACGAGCAGAATCCTTACTTCTGCTGGAGCTCTTTAGCATCAGTAGCAGAACAGAGAAGTTTGCCAAGCAAGCTCTTCTTCAGTGAAACCTAGATACGGGATTAACAATAAGAAggattatcaaaataaaaaaatagaaggTTCACAAAGGAAACTTAAAATACACACAAGAATCTTAAGAAACAGCTCTTTTAAAGATCTTAGCCAAGATCCCCCAAATGCTATACTCTGCCAGCCTTTGTTCTATCTTCCTTTAAAAgacatcacttttattttatgtttcttGCAGCACATGCATATACATAGATGAGGATGATGGAAGTGCAGGTAACACAGATTGTTAACTGACTTCTACCAGGCATTTCTCTTAGTGTGTGGAACAAATCCGACAAATTTAGCTTTATGTTACATTTCCTTTgttagaaatgggtcactcacccccTTAAAAACCCTTATACGGGCGGAGGGTTATCCACTCATTTATAGAGGAGTCAAGATCACCAATTTGTGGATGTGGGCCAAGAAGGGATTTTAATACGCCCCAACAATGCGTGGGACGGAATGATCATCAGACTTCCATACTTGCAACAAAGAAACCCATCACGAACTTGGGCCAGCTCTAATACCATTTTAAAAATGAGTCACTCCCCCCCCCCCAGTAGAGAGGCCCATTAAAGGCATCCTTAATATGTAACTatgaacaaataaaatatacttGCGGTAAAAAAGTATTGAACAAAATATCCAATAGAAAAGCTAAAGTCTTCTTTATTCGTTTCAATTTCAGACTTTAACAGGTGTTACCTGTTCCTGGTACTTCTCATCCAACCTAGTGATATCCCCACTTATTTCATCTCCACTCTGTGCCACATAAGACTGATAAGAAGAATGTATCAAAAACTTGATGCAAGGCTTCTAAAgcaagagagaaaaagaagcaCGTGCACTAGATTGAAAACCTTAAAGAGGAGAAGACCTAACATACCACTAAATCTGGGTAGATTCCTATGCTATGAAGCTCCATAATAAGTCTTTCATTTATTGACATATTTTGATACTGATACTCTGAACATATTGTGCTAGGTATCAACTGGTCTGTGTGTAAACCATCTTGTAAATGGTCACAGTTCGGGAAACCCATGCAAGGAATTGACATAATGTTCTGCTCCAATTCGTAAAATGATCTTCCATTTGAATTTGAATCATATCCATTAAACGTAGGACATCCAGAAGGGTCACAACTTGGTGACATGTGAGAACAGACGGTATCTGATCCCAAATCTTTTTCAATCTCAAATGAAGATTCATGCGCATCGTATCTGAGGTCATGTTCTTCTTCAGGAATCAAAGCCGCAATAATTCTCTGGTACATGGAAATCTCATCCGACTTCTTCACACCTGGAGCCACATGCTCAGGGCTAAGATCCAAACATCTTGCTTTAGTCTCCCCTCTCCCAAATTCATTCGAGCCATAGCCAGGTACTAAAATGCAGTTAGCTGTATCGATTTGAACTGGAGCAGGCATGTCCACTGTTATACCAGAATTAATCTGGAAAGAATAAAAATGACACAGAAGACTTCAATATACAGAAATGCAACTAAATGTAGAAAAGTGGCATCAAACTGAGCTTCAATCATCAGAACATGCTGAGCATCATTCAAGGCTTAATTCTTATATACTTGCATAAAGTACAACTTGCCATTTATAATGTGCGTATAGAAGGTGCAATTGAACAGGAGTATTCATAATAACTGTAAGGTGCCCCATAAGGCTTTAACCCTAACTTTTATTGCTTATGAAGACAAACAGACTCCAGACGAAATGGGTACCAATAAATCAAATAGCATTACCTAATCACAACCATTAGCACCAATAACACATCAATGCTGACAGAAGTTTCAAATTTGTGCAATAACTGAATATGTCAACCAAGCATAAAAAGGGGACCTAAACTGCATCACTCTTTGCAGACTCTAGCATGCTCAAGGTGAACCTAAGTATAAGTCCTAAAAAGTACTTATAGCATTTTATGTTTGATAGATATCATACATGAACTTAATGTATTACTACATGCTTAGTAATTGGATGACAAAGTGTTGCTCACTTCATGTATCCTTTTCCCAAACACAATAAAATGCTGAAAGCAAGCAAGACACATATTGAATTTTATTAGAAAAAAGATTACACATATCGAGAAAAGAATAAACACTGAAAAATTGAAGTCTACAGAATCTGCCAAGAAATATAAAATCTTTTAATAGTAATATGAGCAGAATTAGGACATAAATGATTTAAAAGATAGTAGTGAAGTGGGGGGGGGgcaattttaatataaaaggTGCATAAATAAAACAACCAAATGGGTAGATCAGTAACACATTAGTTAAGCAAGGGAATATAGTACAAGtgcaatttaataaaaattcactCCACTAATATTTGGCAATCAAAAGACTACATAATGAATATCTAACAGTCAAGGACTCAAGTCCACTGGCAAAACGTGGAAGTAACCCTTCTATTTTCAATCAACAGCAATATGTCTCTTAgccaaaataacaaaaataacaaaatacttTCCCGACCATTCTAACATGCACAGCTATTACAATATACCTTATGTAGCAGTAGCATAACATATATCACAAGTAATTTCATCAAAATTCAATTCATGCtggaattttgaaattaataggTATGTAAAAACAAATAGACTTCACCTGATCTTTCAAATAAGATATATGCACatcagtgataaaatgaaataaaggcTCCATCTTCTTCCAGAATGGGCTAGTGAGAGCTTGTGCTGCATCCAATAACACTTATTATTGCCAGGAGAAAGTTATACAGTACGAGAGAATTAGAGCCTCAAAACAAATAATACCAGTGTTTGTAACAGCATTTGCAGCAGCCAAAAGCTCTTCATGACCATCATGGGCACCAACTTTATAAACATATATACCAATTATCAGAAAAGGAAAATAAACATTGGGACTGGAAAACAAATGTCATCGTATGCATTCTAAAATGAATTGATTACCAAGTAAATCTGATACTGTATTGATGGCAATATGCTTTTGCCTTATATAAGCCTTTCTGTCAGAAAGTTTTCTTGTAGGTGGCCTCCCTGCTCTGCTGCACAAAAGATTTTCACCATATCATAAAGTTTCTTGTTCTGATGGATAGTTCAAGTTCACAACATCAAGACGATCCATACAGAAAAAAGAGCAAAAAACCCAAGTCTAGAACTTCTAATTTGTTTAGGGTTTAAACCTTTCAGTCTTGTCAAGACCAAGTCTAGAACTTCTAATTTGTTTAGTGGTCCCCACATTCCCAAGCTTTTCTACTGACAAAGGGAAGAGGGACCTAGAGGACGTAAATCCTCGACCAGTTCTGCCTTGTCTCCTTACACCATCTGCGTGGTAGTCCGCATTGACTGCCTTGTTTTTCCTTGGTGGTAGAAGCAGAGCTGAGATTTTCTGGACATTCTGAACACTTTTCTCATCCAGCTCATCGCACTTCTTATTCTTGTTTCTTGACTTGATTTCAGCAGCAACTGGTCCATCACTTTCAAATAATGCAGCTGGAATGATATTGTCACCTTTTATTTTGGTTTGCTTAGGAGAACCAGCAGGAAAACATCGTTCATTTACCATCATGTCAGACGCAGCATCCATAACAGGGTCCTCATCATTTCCAGAAACAACTGGTAATAAACTAGTTCTTCTTGCCGTTCGAGAAATCTTCTGTGGCCTTTGAGCCCAATTGGCAACAGGAGATGAAGACTGGGCAGAAGGGGTCCGTTTACGACTTTTGGCCCCAAGGCCACTCGAAACCTTGTTTGTGCAGTTAGAAAGATCCCAATCATTAGATGATACAGACCGTTGCACTGCTTGAGACATCTTAGAGCCACCACCAACTAAACCTGAGCGTGGGCCCCGGACATTAGCATTCAATTTTGAGCCTGAAGTAGGACTACTGCAACTGACATCTTCTCGTGAATTTTCCCTTTAAATGgttgaaaggaaaaaaaatgttacACAGCAGGAAACAAAGAAGCAAAAAACAAGATGAAGGAACATAAAACAGAACAAATTTCTTGCATGTGGCCTAAGAGATAGTTTTTCATTCCTCATACAACTCATGGCCATGAGCCTGATATGGGTCAAAAGTATGGCCTGACATCATAACACCTCATAATTTACATACTGTCTCCAGCGCGAGCTCGAGTAAAGTGATAATTAGCACCAAATATCCAAGACGAAAACCCAAAAGAGTATCAGTGGCCATAATATCATATATGACAACTTGTATCCGCTCATCTTATTCTATGCATCATCCTTtggattaaaattttcatttcatcCGCTAATGCTATAATTGATATCTTGGATTAATTCACTGTAACCACTATTGTAATCAACAGGAAGGCCTCTAGGACTTCACAGAAACAAAAATTTATGCCCAAGCTTTCATCAAGTGAGAGGCAGATCGCATATTCATTTCAAGAAGAAAAATGCATGAAATTATTAATCATGTAATAATAAGATACTAAGCAAGTTTCAGCCAATTGCAATGAACAATGAATATCTTGACCAATCTGTTTCAACTCAACCAGCGAAGTGATTTTCAGAATTTTTACTCAGcatgaaaaataaaaaccacTCTCATAAGGCATGTCCTTTTAAACCATAAAACAGGTCTTTCAGCAGTATGACGACAAAAAACAATATAGATTTGTCACATTGTTTAATCGAATAATTCTCTGGAACTAATTATAGAAACTCAAACACAATGAATTTCCATACTTGTTTACAGCTTTCAGATTCACCCTTTCTTTCTCTTGTCCATTAGGATGCTCTCTCCGCTCATGGAGAATAGAACCGTTCTCAGAATCAGTCCGAGACATAGATGACCGCATCCCTGAACTGGTCTGGGAGGTAGCCTCACTTTTCACTAGCCCTACGCCTCCATTAGCAGCACCAGATCTGTGTGAAGTTGTATATTCACATCGGCATCAGTGAATCTTTTTAACCAAGGAACATTATGCATATGGTGAAAATAAAACCTTTATTGTTATCAAGAAAAGAAACTGTAGGGAAAAGAaaagattagatgttttgtgCTCAGTTATTTAATCATCCTTGGAAGATATTCTTACCAAGAAAGAAGTAAAA from Salvia splendens isolate huo1 chromosome 9, SspV2, whole genome shotgun sequence includes:
- the LOC121747323 gene encoding uncharacterized protein LOC121747323 isoform X1 — its product is METDAMSASSKFDISSSSPDRPLYASVLRGSYGAASLDRSGSFHENLENPLLSSLPNMTRSNSSVTQNDVLNFFHCVRVDPKSMVVDHKLNRPADFKRLASSAVGMPVEDSLPTSSKSKQLTSSSLDDLRRLKSGVRESGTKARERVKIFNDCLSVINKCFPAIPSRKRSRVDTLSYDRSNTVLRIDRAASGVGVGKMGVQNHATANGFELEQQKSEGRTKNTIPSKRTRTSIVDARMDARANNLARTPGAVDKDRDAVRISSSNSVQGEDRTLSIAVEGWENSKMKKKRTHIKIDNGSSSMTTKAVDGYREPKQETHPHQIPEARSRVADAYGFRSGAANGGVGLVKSEATSQTSSGMRSSMSRTDSENGSILHERREHPNGQEKERVNLKAVNKENSREDVSCSSPTSGSKLNANVRGPRSGLVGGGSKMSQAVQRSVSSNDWDLSNCTNKVSSGLGAKSRKRTPSAQSSSPVANWAQRPQKISRTARRTSLLPVVSGNDEDPVMDAASDMMVNERCFPAGSPKQTKIKGDNIIPAALFESDGPVAAEIKSRNKNKKCDELDEKSVQNVQKISALLLPPRKNKAVNADYHADGVRRQGRTGRGFTSSRSLFPLSVEKLGNVGTTKQIRSSRLGLDKTESRAGRPPTRKLSDRKAYIRQKHIAINTVSDLLVGAHDGHEELLAAANAVTNTAQALTSPFWKKMEPLFHFITDVHISYLKDQINSGITVDMPAPVQIDTANCILVPGYGSNEFGRGETKARCLDLSPEHVAPGVKKSDEISMYQRIIAALIPEEEHDLRYDAHESSFEIEKDLGSDTVCSHMSPSCDPSGCPTFNGYDSNSNGRSFYELEQNIMSIPCMGFPNCDHLQDGLHTDQLIPSTICSEYQYQNMSINERLIMELHSIGIYPDLVSYVAQSGDEISGDITRLDEKYQEQVSLKKSLLGKLLCSATDAKELQQKDFEERALNKLVGMAYEKYMSCCGPNAHGMKSASGKMAKQVALAFVKWTMERYREFEETGKSCFDDPLYKDIFLSGVSHLFDGQPLNSSTDNESEKLHLGASGSSIEARTSAPVGPQQSPSSNNQDTYSSEVFPSNNLGSEQVNSKEDSWSNRVKRREVLLDNVGGIISTGLGGSLSRCAKGKRSERDREGKGNNREAFSKNVMAKNSRTVSASVKGNTKSKARTKQKTAHLSASINGSLGNTGEQENRIFSAMLKSSENSQSNSGKDNNNHSNDMLEEPIDLSGLQLPDMDDLGVTDDLGGKGEDLGSWFMNIEDDGLHDNDCIGGLGIPMDDLTELNMMV